A section of the Clostridium omnivorum genome encodes:
- a CDS encoding sensor histidine kinase: MNNKREIKILIKYFVKQVLLIPKLVIVEVKRLIKSVYNSFVERLRFSIAFKINIAFVSMIIGFLFFLSLIVAAGFGFYLGYSAKVDMEKDISLITSYSNGNIEAIYEPIDKIARLKNRQISIFDDSEKLVYTSEEEKNKVHYYVKNDSAQGIQDNYIFITGSDISLHFPANNSNPAASFFMVLNENITVGNVDYKIQVVNKLGNEFMYMGILFSALAIICVITILNTLITGWKASKKILKPVGKMTETVQNITINALDTRLDVGGSQDELKDLAHTFNDMLDRLQESYEKQNQFVSDASHELRTPIAVIQGYANLLDRWGKNDKEVLEESITAIKSESENMKALVEQLLFLARSDKNTQKVEKTDFYIDELIEEIVKETKLIDTKHQIMCERNERAMLNADKSLIKEVLRIFIDNSIKYTPEDGFIKVNSYVTPEGVSISVQDSGNGISKEDLPHIFDRFYRADKSRTKQSGGTGLGLAIAKWIVMKHRGTIEVESQLGVGTKINIKLPIK; the protein is encoded by the coding sequence ATGAATAATAAAAGGGAAATAAAAATATTAATTAAATATTTTGTAAAACAAGTCCTTTTGATACCTAAATTAGTTATTGTTGAAGTTAAAAGGCTTATTAAAAGTGTATATAACAGCTTTGTTGAAAGACTGAGGTTTTCTATAGCCTTTAAAATCAATATAGCCTTTGTATCTATGATTATAGGCTTTCTCTTTTTTCTTAGCTTAATAGTAGCAGCGGGCTTTGGATTTTATCTAGGGTACAGTGCTAAGGTTGATATGGAGAAGGACATTTCTCTTATTACTTCATACTCAAATGGAAATATTGAAGCTATTTATGAGCCAATTGATAAAATTGCAAGGCTAAAAAACAGACAGATTTCAATATTTGATGATAGTGAAAAGCTTGTGTATACTTCTGAAGAAGAGAAGAATAAGGTGCATTATTATGTAAAAAATGATTCTGCACAAGGTATTCAAGATAATTATATATTTATTACTGGAAGTGATATATCCCTTCACTTTCCAGCCAATAACTCCAATCCAGCAGCTAGTTTTTTTATGGTGCTTAATGAAAATATTACTGTAGGAAATGTGGATTACAAAATACAAGTAGTTAATAAATTAGGCAATGAATTTATGTACATGGGCATCCTTTTTAGTGCTCTTGCTATTATTTGTGTAATCACAATTCTAAATACATTAATAACAGGCTGGAAGGCAAGCAAAAAGATACTAAAACCAGTGGGAAAGATGACTGAAACTGTACAAAACATTACTATTAACGCACTTGATACCCGCCTTGATGTTGGCGGCTCCCAGGATGAGCTTAAGGATTTGGCACATACCTTTAATGATATGCTGGATAGGCTTCAGGAGTCCTATGAAAAGCAAAATCAGTTTGTTTCAGATGCTTCTCACGAACTTAGAACACCTATAGCTGTTATCCAAGGCTATGCAAATCTTTTAGATAGATGGGGTAAAAATGATAAGGAAGTGCTGGAAGAATCAATTACAGCAATAAAGTCTGAATCAGAAAATATGAAAGCACTAGTAGAGCAGCTGTTGTTTTTAGCTAGAAGCGATAAAAATACTCAAAAGGTTGAAAAAACTGATTTTTATATAGATGAACTAATAGAGGAAATAGTAAAAGAAACAAAGCTAATTGATACGAAACACCAAATAATGTGTGAAAGAAATGAAAGGGCTATGCTTAATGCAGACAAAAGCCTTATCAAAGAAGTCTTGAGGATATTTATAGACAACAGTATAAAATACACTCCTGAGGATGGCTTTATAAAGGTAAACTCTTACGTAACTCCAGAAGGTGTAAGTATATCCGTGCAGGACAGCGGCAATGGAATATCGAAGGAAGATTTGCCTCATATCTTTGATAGATTTTATAGAGCTGATAAGTCAAGGACAAAGCAAAGCGGCGGAACTGGCCTAGGTCTTGCCATAGCTAAATGGATTGTTATGAAGCATAGAGGAACTATAGAAGTGGAAAGTCAACTAGGAGTGGGAACTAAGATAAATATAAAATTGCCTATAAAATAA
- a CDS encoding alpha/beta-type small acid-soluble spore protein: MSRNNRVLVPQAKAGLDRFKMEAASEVGVNLKEGYNGDLTSREAGSVGGQMVKRMVESYEKKL; encoded by the coding sequence ATGTCAAGAAACAATAGAGTTTTAGTACCACAAGCTAAAGCAGGTTTAGATAGATTTAAGATGGAAGCAGCTTCAGAAGTAGGAGTTAACTTAAAGGAAGGCTATAATGGAGACTTAACTTCAAGAGAAGCTGGAAGCGTAGGCGGACAAATGGTTAAGAGAATGGTTGAATCCTACGAAAAGAAACTATAA
- a CDS encoding biotin--[acetyl-CoA-carboxylase] ligase, which yields MENKILKLLKDNKDSYISGQDISNELGVSRTAIWKHITKLKEMGYEINSISKKGYKLVESPDLLTYEEIKPYLCTKLIGRKILHFDTITSTNSKAKEIADFSENNGAVIISEEQTNGRGRLGRTWVSPKYKGLWMSVILKPELNPMEAAKLTQIGAAAVAKSLKELNINALIKWPNDVVLNSKKVCGILTEMNAELTKINYVIMGIGINVNIEENDFPVELRDIASSLYIEHGKLINRQELTAKILNNFETLYFEFVNKGNIKESIDICRNFSALLNKEINVIKNQQVTPAVAKDLDAEGRLLVEYLDGNTEWLISGEVSIRGKNGYV from the coding sequence TTGGAAAATAAGATTTTAAAACTTTTAAAAGATAATAAAGATAGCTATATTTCCGGACAGGATATAAGCAATGAGCTTGGAGTTTCTCGTACAGCTATATGGAAACACATTACAAAGCTTAAGGAAATGGGATATGAAATAAATTCTATATCAAAAAAAGGATATAAACTAGTTGAATCACCTGATTTACTTACCTATGAGGAAATCAAACCTTATTTATGTACTAAACTAATTGGAAGGAAAATCCTTCACTTTGATACAATAACTTCAACAAACAGCAAGGCTAAAGAAATTGCAGATTTCAGTGAAAATAATGGTGCTGTAATTATAAGTGAAGAACAAACTAATGGTAGAGGCAGACTAGGAAGAACGTGGGTTTCACCCAAATACAAAGGACTATGGATGTCAGTTATCTTAAAACCAGAACTTAATCCTATGGAAGCTGCAAAGCTTACACAAATAGGAGCTGCAGCAGTAGCAAAATCCTTAAAGGAACTTAATATTAATGCCCTAATAAAATGGCCCAATGATGTGGTACTAAATTCAAAAAAGGTTTGTGGAATTTTGACTGAAATGAATGCAGAACTTACTAAAATAAACTATGTAATTATGGGCATAGGAATAAATGTAAATATTGAAGAAAATGACTTTCCTGTGGAACTTAGAGATATTGCTTCTTCCTTATACATAGAACATGGAAAATTAATTAATAGGCAAGAACTAACTGCAAAAATTCTAAATAACTTTGAAACCTTATATTTCGAATTTGTAAATAAGGGAAATATCAAAGAATCTATAGATATTTGCAGAAACTTTTCAGCTCTACTTAACAAAGAAATTAACGTAATAAAAAATCAGCAAGTTACACCTGCTGTAGCAAAAGACCTTGATGCTGAAGGAAGACTGCTTGTAGAATATTTAGATGGTAATACTGAATGGCTAATATCAGGTGAAGTTTCTATAAGAGGAAAAAATGGCTATGTTTAA